The proteins below come from a single Mya arenaria isolate MELC-2E11 chromosome 6, ASM2691426v1 genomic window:
- the LOC128236379 gene encoding BTB/POZ domain-containing protein 3-like → MANMQLDYSSTGQDDWQDGRTLIEASDYMLQNEVACDVIFLLGDGQTEMAAHRYVMMARSPALHRLFNTHEVKTNLAVSIPDISSETFKDVLTYMYTEHVDIHGENVGSLLHAARRLEVNGLSRLCFKFLDQHMSVGNACRILEQAHRFQETGLFDKCLKFIHAGGYDVLRTHGFTDLCSECVTAVIKSDNLKAEEELVFEIMIGWATAECRRRKLQPTDANRRVALGEIVYHIRFPTMDVTYFTQKVSFRDILSEDEAVAIFQYFHGEERHLSRKFNRNERNRLKNRKPLGEQKRNTRQGKKVEMTTAEYVESRQMLRVPPSKRKQSSPQVMEAIPLTTPRSPNISRVNRFRTYDGQWKQNGPPDAISFSCSSPIVLYGIEIYGSASGTETYKLKLYLFDDMKEQVRSNDVTVTTDTIRRTYDVTFARPVRIPPRRIFTVMVIIKGSPCCKGVDGSRVDVVEGVTFEFSDSNRSSNGTDVTVGQIPGLLFNKTE, encoded by the exons AGGACGACTGGCAGGACGGCCGAACGCTCATCGAGGCAAGCGACTATATGCTGCAGAACGAGGTCGCGTGTGACGTCATATTTCTGCTTGGGGACGGCCAGACAGAGATGGCGGCCCACCGTTACGTAATGATGGCCCGAAGTCCCGCCTTGCATCGCTTGTTCAATACGCATGAGGTGAAGACGAACCTCGCCGTCAGCATCCCGGATATTTCATCTGAGACTTTTAAAGACGTTCTTAC GTACATGTACACGGAACACGTGGACATCCACGGTGAGAACGTGGGTTCCCTGCTTCACGCGGCCCGCCGCCTCGAGGTGAACGGCCTCTCGCGGCTCTGCTTCAAGTTTCTCGACCAACATATGTCGGTCGGAAACGCCTGCCGCATCCTGGAGCAGGCGCACAGGTTCCAGGAGACGGGGCTGTTCGATAAATGCCTAAAGTTCATCCACGCCGGCGGATATGACGTTCTGCGCACGCACGGGTTTACCGACCTGTGCTCGGAATGTGTGACCGCCGTAATAAAGTCTGACAATCTCAAGGCAGAGGAAGAGCTTGTGTTTGAGATCATGATTGGCTGGGCGACCGCTGAGTGCCGCCGTCGGAAGCTTCAACCTACAGACGCCAACAGGCGCGTAGCTCTCGGAGAAATTGTGTACCACATTCGGTTCCCGACGATGGACGTGACGTACTTTACTCAAAAAGTGTCTTTTCGCGACATCCTTTCGGAAGACGAAGCCGTCGCTATATTCCAGTACTTTCACGGAGAAGAGAGACACTTGTCTAGAAAGTTTAATCGCAATGAAAGGAATAGATTAAAGAACAGAAAACCGCTAGGTGAACAGAAGCGAAATACACGACAGGGAAAGAAAGTGGAAATGACGACGGCTGAATACGTCGAATCACGCCAGATGTTGAGAGTTCCACCCTCAAAGCGGAAGCAATCCTCCCCGCAGGTAATGGAAGCCATTCCGCTTACGACTCCGCGGAGCCCAAACATTTCAAGGGTGAACCGGTTCCGTACATACGACGGACAGTGGAAACAGAACGGACCGCCGGACGCCATTTCTTTCTCATGTTCCAGCCCTATCGTACTATACGGCATCGAAATATACGGCAGCGCTTCCGGGACGGAGACCTACAAACTGAAACTTTACCTCTTCGACGACATGAAGGAACAGGTCCGCAGTAATGATGTAACTGTGACGACGGACACTATCCGGCGCACGTATGACGTCACATTCGCACGGCCTGTGAGGATACCGCCCCGCCGTATTTTTACCGTGATGGTGATAATCAAGGGTAGCCCCTGTTGCAAGGGCGTAGACGGAAGCCGGGTGGACGTCGTTGAAGGGGTAACGTTCGAGTTCTCTGACAGTAACAGGAGCTCAAACGGAACCGACGTCACCGTTGGTCAAATACCAGGACTTCTCTTCAACAAGACCGAATGA